One genomic region from Solwaraspora sp. WMMD792 encodes:
- a CDS encoding AMP-binding protein: MASERVQASDGTAASTRVAPTVATYRTSCVGARTSIDEAQAVVFGALAALETAARLDRPVPIRSTTTTLGLDLVDPPEQLRHLAGPAVRSWLSRRLRPVDLLPERRDTLLVRATTGVAAPPGPPTARIDWRVTANHLTIHASCPGGDPWRRCLPAVAELYAEVLRELVDEPGQASWRTAGISGTSRDLLLDRYAGRRVDRGPFRPLHLLVEQAVDRHPQRVAVSGAGGRLTYRELDDAANGLAATLAEVGVRPGDPVPVLLAAGPALPVASLALLKIGAVHVTVDPRWSPARLRSVLASVPGAPVLAAAPSGDPVLSGARVIDVRPGQVPSSRRRPEPAGTPDDLAHALVTADADGVPRCTVSRHVALTDRVHFMTRFFAATGGEVVLPGGPGPAPSVGNLIWPLTTGGRLVLASPVSGRPDLSTMVAVVAAEQVTMIDTEPDTLDAMVAAIERDAAVAGRLASLRHVVVPGPGLRPASARRLRRLLPQVEVSTGYGPVGTAAVAYHRVGETDGDAIPVGQPVDNCHLLVADDRLRLLPPGATGAILIGGAGVGAGRHGTPWRAAAGYVANPFPEIPGELLYRSGDLGRFDEDGRLHLVGRGDRRTDGDETPERSGATRVAEPEPDVRLRGENRVVVAASAGVAGRGGGPGPG, from the coding sequence GGCCGGTGCCGATCCGGTCGACCACGACGACGCTCGGCCTCGACCTGGTCGACCCCCCTGAGCAGCTGCGCCATCTGGCCGGCCCGGCGGTCCGCTCCTGGCTGTCCCGGCGGCTGCGCCCGGTGGACCTGCTGCCGGAACGGCGGGACACCCTGCTGGTGCGGGCGACCACCGGGGTGGCGGCTCCGCCCGGCCCGCCCACGGCCCGAATCGACTGGCGGGTCACCGCGAACCACCTGACCATCCACGCCAGCTGCCCCGGCGGGGACCCGTGGCGGCGCTGCCTGCCGGCGGTCGCCGAGCTGTACGCGGAGGTGCTGCGCGAACTGGTCGACGAACCCGGCCAGGCCAGCTGGCGTACCGCCGGCATCAGCGGTACCTCTCGTGACCTGTTGCTCGACCGGTACGCCGGTCGTCGGGTGGACCGTGGGCCGTTCCGTCCGCTGCACCTGCTGGTCGAGCAGGCGGTGGACCGGCATCCCCAGCGGGTCGCGGTCAGTGGCGCGGGAGGCCGCCTCACCTACCGTGAACTGGACGACGCCGCCAACGGACTGGCTGCGACCCTGGCCGAGGTCGGCGTCCGGCCCGGCGACCCGGTGCCGGTACTGCTCGCCGCCGGTCCGGCGCTGCCGGTGGCCAGTCTCGCGCTGCTCAAGATCGGGGCCGTCCATGTCACCGTCGATCCGCGCTGGTCACCGGCCAGACTACGGTCCGTGCTGGCATCGGTACCCGGTGCCCCTGTGCTCGCCGCCGCGCCGTCCGGGGATCCAGTGCTGTCCGGCGCCCGCGTGATCGACGTACGGCCGGGTCAGGTCCCCTCATCCCGCCGGCGCCCGGAACCGGCGGGTACGCCCGACGACCTGGCGCACGCCCTGGTCACCGCCGACGCGGACGGGGTACCGCGGTGCACCGTCAGTCGGCATGTCGCCCTGACGGACCGGGTGCACTTCATGACCCGCTTCTTCGCCGCCACCGGCGGTGAGGTCGTGCTGCCGGGCGGCCCCGGGCCTGCTCCGTCGGTCGGCAACCTCATCTGGCCGTTGACCACCGGCGGGCGGCTGGTGCTGGCGTCCCCCGTCTCCGGCCGGCCGGATCTGTCCACCATGGTCGCCGTTGTCGCGGCCGAGCAGGTGACGATGATCGACACGGAGCCGGACACGCTCGACGCGATGGTGGCGGCGATCGAGCGGGACGCCGCGGTCGCCGGGCGTCTCGCCAGCCTGCGCCATGTCGTGGTGCCGGGTCCGGGGCTGCGGCCGGCCAGTGCCCGCCGACTGCGACGCCTGCTGCCGCAGGTCGAGGTCAGCACCGGGTACGGCCCGGTCGGAACGGCCGCCGTCGCCTACCACCGGGTGGGTGAGACCGACGGCGACGCCATCCCGGTCGGCCAGCCGGTCGACAACTGCCACCTGCTCGTCGCCGACGACCGGCTGCGGCTGCTGCCGCCCGGTGCCACCGGCGCCATCCTGATCGGCGGGGCGGGTGTCGGCGCCGGCCGGCACGGCACGCCATGGCGCGCCGCCGCTGGGTACGTCGCCAACCCGTTTCCGGAGATCCCGGGTGAGCTGCTCTACCGCAGCGGGGACCTGGGCCGCTTCGACGAGGACGGCCGGCTGCATCTGGTCGGCCGCGGTGACCGCCGGACCGACGGCGACGAGACACCCGAGCGGTCCGGGGCGACCCGGGTCGCCGAGCCGGAGCCCGACGTCCGGCTGCGCGGCGAGAACCGGGTGGTGGTGGCGGCCAGCGCGGGTGTCGCCGGTCGTGGTGGCGGCCCCGGGCCGGGGTGA
- the meaB gene encoding methylmalonyl Co-A mutase-associated GTPase MeaB → MTGGRRAPAPVADYVAGVRAAAPAWLARAITLVESTRPDHRAHAQQVLVALAPYAGQARRVGVTGVPGVGKSTFIDALGSRLTGDGHRVAVLAVDPSSARSGGSILGDKTRMARLAADPAAFVRPSPTAGTLGGVARATREAMVVVEAAGYDVVLVETVGVGQSETTVAEMVDTFLLLTLARTGDQLQGIKKGVLELADVVVVNKADGAHAAEARSAARELAGALRMLRGGHDDWAVPVLTASGRDGTGLAEVWQQVTAHQDRRRASGELDRHRRQQQLRWVWAMVRDGLLDQLRGHPAVVALTPQTEKRVLAGEITPAQAAAQLLAAFTGPAGGGTDRSSGQG, encoded by the coding sequence ATGACCGGCGGACGACGCGCGCCGGCACCGGTGGCCGACTACGTCGCCGGAGTGCGGGCGGCGGCACCGGCGTGGCTGGCCCGGGCGATCACCCTGGTCGAGTCGACCCGGCCGGACCACCGGGCACACGCCCAGCAGGTGCTGGTGGCGCTGGCCCCGTACGCCGGGCAGGCCCGGCGGGTCGGGGTGACCGGCGTACCCGGGGTCGGCAAGTCCACCTTCATCGACGCGCTCGGGTCCCGGCTGACCGGCGACGGGCACCGGGTCGCGGTGCTGGCGGTCGACCCGTCGTCGGCCCGCAGTGGCGGCAGCATCCTCGGTGACAAGACCCGGATGGCTCGGCTGGCCGCCGACCCGGCCGCGTTTGTCCGCCCGTCGCCGACCGCCGGCACGCTCGGCGGGGTGGCCCGCGCCACCCGGGAAGCGATGGTGGTGGTGGAGGCCGCCGGCTACGACGTGGTGCTGGTGGAGACCGTCGGGGTCGGACAGTCCGAGACCACCGTTGCCGAGATGGTCGACACCTTCCTGCTGCTGACGCTGGCCCGCACCGGTGACCAACTGCAGGGCATCAAGAAGGGTGTGCTGGAGCTCGCCGACGTCGTGGTGGTCAACAAGGCCGACGGCGCGCACGCGGCGGAGGCCCGGTCCGCCGCACGTGAGCTGGCCGGGGCGTTACGGATGCTGCGCGGCGGGCACGACGACTGGGCCGTCCCGGTGCTCACCGCCAGCGGCCGGGACGGGACCGGGCTGGCCGAGGTGTGGCAACAGGTGACCGCCCACCAGGACCGGCGGCGGGCCAGCGGTGAGCTGGACCGGCACCGCCGGCAGCAGCAGCTGCGCTGGGTCTGGGCGATGGTGCGCGACGGGTTGCTGGACCAGCTGCGCGGGCATCCGGCGGTGGTCGCGCTGACCCCGCAGACCGAGAAGCGGGTGCTCGCCGGGGAAATCACCCCCGCGCAGGCCGCGGCGCAACTGCTGGCGGCGTTCACCGGCCCGGCCGGCGGCGGCACCGACCGGTCGAGCGGCCAAGGCTGA
- a CDS encoding metallophosphoesterase has product MTVRQTGGDGEATGTAPTLWAISDLHIAYPENRQIVADLAAPAPQDWLIVAGDVAETIADVRWALATLRERFAEVIWSPGNHELWTTAHDPVQLRGVERYAHLVDLCRSLDVRTPEDPYLIWSGPGGPAAVAPLFTLYDYSFLPPGTSTKAEGLAYAHRTGIVCTDEAMLHPDPFPTREQWCWRRLAETEERLAEVGPQLPTVLINHYPLVRTPMDVLRYPEFAMWCGTDRTADWHLRYRAAVMVYGHLHIPRTTVYDGVRFEEVSVGYPREWRRRLAVPGQLRRILPGPQPA; this is encoded by the coding sequence GTGACGGTACGGCAGACCGGCGGCGACGGGGAGGCCACGGGGACGGCACCGACGCTGTGGGCGATCAGCGATCTGCACATCGCGTACCCGGAGAACCGCCAGATCGTCGCCGACCTGGCGGCGCCGGCGCCGCAGGACTGGCTGATCGTCGCCGGCGACGTCGCCGAGACGATCGCCGACGTGCGGTGGGCGCTGGCCACGCTGCGCGAGCGGTTCGCCGAGGTGATCTGGTCGCCGGGCAATCATGAACTGTGGACCACCGCGCATGACCCGGTACAGCTGCGCGGTGTGGAGCGCTACGCGCACCTGGTCGACCTCTGCCGGTCGCTCGACGTGCGGACCCCGGAGGACCCGTACCTGATCTGGTCCGGTCCCGGCGGACCGGCGGCGGTGGCACCGTTGTTCACCCTGTACGACTACAGCTTCCTGCCGCCGGGCACCAGCACCAAGGCGGAAGGGCTCGCGTACGCACACCGCACCGGCATCGTCTGCACCGACGAGGCGATGCTGCATCCGGACCCGTTCCCGACCCGGGAGCAGTGGTGCTGGCGACGGCTGGCGGAGACCGAAGAGCGTCTCGCCGAGGTGGGACCGCAACTGCCCACCGTCCTGATCAACCACTACCCGCTGGTCCGGACGCCGATGGACGTGCTGCGCTACCCGGAGTTCGCCATGTGGTGCGGCACCGACCGGACCGCCGACTGGCACCTGCGGTACCGGGCGGCGGTGATGGTCTACGGACACCTGCACATCCCGCGCACCACCGTCTACGACGGCGTGCGCTTCGAGGAGGTGTCGGTCGGCTACCCCCGGGAGTGGCGTCGCCGCCTGGCGGTGCCCGGCCAGCTGCGCCGGATCCTGCCCGGCCCGCAGCCGGCCTGA